The following proteins are encoded in a genomic region of Nicotiana sylvestris chromosome 4, ASM39365v2, whole genome shotgun sequence:
- the LOC104245185 gene encoding serine/threonine-protein kinase BRI1-like 2, translating to MINMDTNSNHFESLLFAITLIFMAFVSVLAAEKAGASSSIKTDAEALLLFKNMIQKDPGGVLSSWQLKNNPCSWNGVTCNSLGRVTNLDLQQSELVGEVSFSPFSSLDMLTVLNLSSNSFYVNASTSLSQLPYSLKQLELSFTGLAGFVPENLFAKCPNLEYVSLSFNNITGSLPQNFLLHIDKLQYLAMDYNNLTGSISDIKIETCNSLLHLDLSGNQIFDSIPGSLSNCTTLQELVLAENSFSGSIPSSFGELKNIQRLDLSKNHLSGWIPSEFGNSCTSLVELKLSNNNITGSIPNSFSSCSSLQNLDLSSNNLTGPFPDSILQNLGSLETLQMSSNKISGPFPASLSYCKKLRIVDFSSNMINGMIPPDLCPGASSLEELRAPDNSLYGPIPSQLSQCSQLKTIDFSLNYLNGSIPSELGKLENLEQLIAWYNSLDGNIPAELGKCSNLKNLILNNNYLSGKIPAELFNCGNLEWISLTSNGLSGEIPKEFGYLSRLAVLQLANNSLSGQIPSELVNCSSLVWLDLSSNRLTGEIPPRLGRQQGAKALSGILSGNTLVFVRNVGNSCRGVGGLLEFYGIHPERLLQVPSLKSCDFTRLYSGPVLSAFTRYQTIEYLDLSYNELRGKIPDEFGDMIALQVLVISHNHLSGEIPSSLGGLKNLGVFDASHNRLQGHIPDSFSLLSFLVQIDLSNNELTGEIPSRGQLSTLPASQYANNPGLCGVPLPECQYTDPPTTNGDGGRTGKRSSAASWANSIVLGILISIASICILIVWAIAMRARRREAEGVKMLSSLSTNYAATTWKIDKEREPLSINVATFQRQLRKLKFSQLIEATNGFSAASLIGSGGFGEVFKATLKDGSSVAIKKLIRLSCQGDREFMAEMETLGKIKHKNLVPLLGYCKVGEERLLVYEFMEYGSLEEMLHGKTRTRDRRILTWEERKKIARGAAKGLCFLHHNCIPHIIHRDMKSSNVLLDNEMDARVSDFGMARLISALDTHLSVSTLAGTPGYVPPEYYQSFRCTAKGDVYSFGVVLLELLTGKRPTDKEDFGDTNLVGWTKMKVREGKSMEVIDQELLSVSTKGNDEAEVVEVKEMVRYLEITMQCVDDFPSKRPNMLQVVAMLRELIAGSSSSNSG from the coding sequence ATGATCAACATGGATACCAATTCAAACCATTTTGAATCCCTTCTCTTTGCTATAACATTAATTTTCATGGCTTTTGTCTCAGTTCTTGCAGCCGAAAAAGCCGGTGCTAGTTCCTCCATTAAAACTGATGCTGAGGCTCTTTTGCTATTCAAAAATATGATACAAAAAGACCCTGGTGGAGTTTTATCAAGTTGGCAGCTTAAAAATAATCCATGTTCATGGAATGGTGTTACTTGCAATAGTCTTGGAAGAGTTACAAATCTTGATCTTCAGCAATCTGAACTTGTTGGAGAAGTCTCTTTTTCTCCCTTTTCATCTCTTGATATGTTAACTGTCCTCAACCTGTCTTCGAATTCGTTCTATGTAAATGCCTCGACGTCTTTAAGTCAACTCCCTTATAGTTTGAAGCAACTTGAACTTTCCTTTACTGGACTTGCAGGTTTTGTTCCTGAAAATCTCTTTgcaaaatgtccaaatcttgAATATGTTAGTCTTTCTTTTAATAATATCACAGGTTCTTTGCCTCAGAATTTCTTGTTGCATATTGATAAGTTGCAGTATTTAGCAATGGACTATAATAATCTCACAGGTTCAATTTCTGATATCAAGATTGAGACTTGTAATTCCTTGCTGCATCTTGATTTATCAGGAAATCAAATATTTGATTCAATTCCTGGTTCTTTGTCTAATTGCACAACACTTCAAGAATTGGTTTTGGCTGAAAACTCCTTTTCTGGTTCAATTCCAAGTTCATTTGGTGAGCTTAAAAACATACAAAGATTGGATCTTTCCAAGAATCATTTATCTGGTTGGATCCCATCTGAATTTGGAAACTCATGTACTTCACTTGTGGAACTCAAGCTTTCTAATAATAACATCACTGGTTCAATTCCAAATTCCTTCTCCTCATGTTCTTCTCTTCAGAATCTTGATTTATCCAGCAATAATCTAACCGGTCCGTTTCCTGATTCTATCCTTCAGAATTTAGGTTCTTTAGAGACTCTACAAATGAGTAGCAATAAAATCTCAGGACCATTTCCTGCTTCCCTTTCATATTGCAAGAAACTACGCATAGTAGACTTCAGCTCCAATATGATTAATGGGATGATTCCACCTGATTTATGCCCTGGAGCTTCCTCATTGGAAGAGCTAAGAGCACCAGATAATTCACTTTATGGTCCAATTCCATCTCAACTTTCTCAATGTTCACAGCTTAAGACAATTGATTTTAGTTTGAATTATTTGAATGGTTCAATTCCATCAGAATTAGGAAAGCTTGAGAATCTTGAGCAGCTTATCGCTTGGTATAATAGCTTGGATGGGAATATACCGGCAGAGTTGGGGAAGTGCAGTAATCTTAAGAATCTTATTCTTAACAATAACTATTTGAGTGGGAAAATTCCAGCTGAATTGTTTAACTGTGGTAATCTTGAGTGGATTTCCCTCACAAGCAATGGACTAAGTGGTGAGATTCCTAAAGAGTTTGGTTATTTGTCAAGGTTGGCTGTTTTGCAACTAGCAAATAACAGTTTGAGTGGTCAGATTCCAAGTGAATTAGTCAACTGCAGTAGTTTGGTTTGGCTAGATTTAAGCAGCAACAGGTTAACGGGCGAGATCCCACCCCGACTTGGTAGGCAGCAAGGAGCTAAAGCACTGAGTGGAATTCTCTCAGGTAACACGTTGGTGTTTGTCCGAAATGTGGGCAATTCGTGCAGAGGCGTTGGAGGATTGCTAGAGTTCTATGGGATTCATCCTGAAAGGCTTTTACAGGTTCCTTCGCTAAAGAGTTGTGATTTCACTCGGTTGTATTCAGGTCCGGTTCTTAGTGCTTTTACTCGATATCAGACTATCGAGTACCTTGATCTTTCTTACAACGAGCTTCGTGGCAAAATTCCTGATGAATTTGGGGACATGATTGCTTTGCAAGTTCTTGTTATATCACACAACCATTTATCAGGAGAGATTCCTTCATCGCTTGGAGGGCTAAAAAATTTGGGAGTGTTTGATGCATCACATAACAGACTGCAGGGTCATATTCCTGATTCattttcacttctttctttcttGGTGCAAATTGACCTTTCCAACAATGAATTGACAGGTGAAATTCCATCAAGGGGTCAGCTCAGTACACTTCCTGCAAGCCAATATGCAAACAATCCAGGACTCTGTGGGGTTCCATTACCCGAATGCCAATATACCGATCCACCTACCACTAATGGAGATGGGGGAAGGACCGGAAAAAGAAGTTCAGCTGCATCTTGGGCTAATAGCATTGTTCTTGGAATTCTCATTTCTATTGCCTCCATTTGTATTTTGATAGTTTGGGCGATTGCTATGCGCGCTAGGAGAAGAGAGGCAGAGGGGGTGAAAATGCTTAGTAGTCTGAGTACTAATTATGCAGCCACAACATGGAAGATTGACAAAGAGAGAGAGCCATTGAGCATCAATGTGGCCACTTTCCAAAGACAGCTTAGGAAGCTCAAATTCTCACAGCTGATCGAGGCGACGAATGGATTCTCAGCTGCAAGTCTAATTGGCTCAGGAGGATTTGGAGAAGTGTTCAAGGCAACATTGAAGGATGGATCAAGTGTAGCAATCAAGAAACTCATCAGGCTAAGTTGCCAAGGCGACCGAGAGTTCATGGCTGAAATGGAGACTCTAGGAAAGATCAAGCACAAAAACCTTGTACCCCTCTTGGGATACTGCAAAGTTGGTGAGGAGAGACTTTTGGTCTATGAGTTCATGGAATATGGAAGTCTTGAAGAAATGCTTCACGGGAAGACAAGAACGCGCGATAGGAGAATCCTAACatgggaagaaaggaaaaagatagCAAGAGGAGCAGCCAAAGGACTATGTTTCCTTCATCACAATTGCATCCCACACATCATACACCGCGACATGAAGTCAAGCAACGTGCTTTTGGATAACGAAATGGATGCCAGGGTCTCGGATTTTGGGATGGCACGGCTCATAAGCGCGCTAGACACGCATCTTAGTGTGAGTACACTAGCAGGAACACCAGGATATGTGCCACCTGAGTACTATCAAAGTTTCAGGTGTACAGCAAAGGGGGATGTTTACTCGTTTGGCGTCGTGCTACTTGAACTCTTAACAGGTAAAAGGCCAACAGATAAAGAAGATTTTGGTGACACTAACTTGGTAGGATGGACTAAAATGAAAGTAAGAGAAGGGAAATCAATGGAAGTAATTGATCAAGAATTGTTATCAGTGAGTACTAAAGGGAATGATGAAGCAGAAGTAGTAGAGGTGAAAGAAATGGTTAGGTATTTGGAAATAACAATGCAATGTGTAGATGATTTTCCATCAAAAAGGCCTAATATGTTACAAGTTGTGGCTATGTTGAGAGAGCTTATTGCTGGAAGTAGTTCAAGCAACAGTGGTTAA
- the LOC138889374 gene encoding uncharacterized mitochondrial protein AtMg01250-like: protein MEKTYDRVSWKYLLHVLRRMGFAKCFINMVWDLIANNWYSVLINSQASGFFHSTRGVKQGDPLSPALFILSTEVLFRYLNKLFEDRRFKSYGMPKCTDPLNHLAYADDTIIFASADPYSLEKIVDVLT from the coding sequence ATGGAAAAGACCTATGATAGGGTGTCTTGGAAGTATTTGTTGCATGTGTTGAGGAGAATGGGATTTGCAAAATGCTTTATCAACATGGTATGGGATCTAATTGCTAATAATTGGTATTCGGTATTGATTAATAGCCAAGCTTCAGGATTCTTTCACTCAACAAGAGGAGTTAAGCAAGGTGATCCTCTATCACCAGCTTTGTTCATTCTTTCAACTGAGGTACTGTTTAGATATTTGAATAAACTGTTTGAAGATAGAAGGTTTAAGAGTTATGGCATGCCTAAGTGTACTGATCCATTGAATCACTTAGCCTATGCTGATGATACTATTATCTTTGCTTCTGCTGATCCATACTCATTAGAGAAGATAGTTGATGTGCTGACCTAG
- the LOC138889373 gene encoding uncharacterized protein, translating into MMQQVIGSTTKINERVDAHDAAIKNIEVQVGQISMSLNNRPQGTLPADTQINPKDQGPKQLMAVSLHNGRDLDEDQERARHNIQAETLIQVPIELDESTRLTDVAIQTAQEEKNTQQETEKVAEAVEEPRLAKHQKEEQYKKFFEMLKQIQINIPLIEALKEMPGYAKMMKDLMSRKFDFQDLATVTLTQTCSAVVTRPVAEKLSDLGSFTIPCTIGNFAFAKALCDLGAIINLMPLVIYKKLGIGRARPTSMLLQLADRTVKHPFGILDDVLIQVGKFVFPADFVILDCKVDEEIPIILGRPFLATGRALIDCEIGELKMRLNDEEIIFNVQKSMRRPSEFAN; encoded by the exons atgatgcagcaggttattgggtccacTACGAAGATAAACgagagagtagatgcacatgacgcagctatcaaaaatattgaagtgcaagtgggccaaatttcaatgtctctgaacaatcgtcctcaAGGGACGCTACCTGCAGATACCCAAATCAATCCTAAAGATCAGggcccgaagcagctgatggcggtGAGTCTCCATAACGGCAGGGATCTCGACGAAGATCAAGAGAGAGCTCGTCACAATATACAGGCTGAGACACTCATTCAGGTACCCATTGAGCTGGATGAATCCACAAGGCTGACAGATGTGGCAATCCAGACTGCTCAGGAAGAAAAGAATACTCAGCAGGAGACCGAGAAAGTTGCTGAAGCAGTTGAAGAGCCA AGGTTAGCCAAGCATCAAAAGGAGGAGCAGTACAAAAAGTTCTTTGAGATGCTCAAGCAAATTCAGAttaatattccattgattgaagctttaaaggagatgcctggatacgcaaaaatgatgaaagatttaatgtcccgaaaatttgacttccaagacttggccacagtgaCCCTTACTCAGACGTGCAGTGCAGTTGTAACTAGACCTGTTGCTGAAAAGCTCTCTGATCTAGGGAGTTTTACTATTCCTTGCACTATTGGAAACTTCGCTTTTGCGAAAGCACTTTGCGATTTAGGGGCCATcattaatcttatgcccctggtcaTTTACAAGAAGTTGGGCATAgggagagctagacccacctctatgttgcTACAGCTGGCTGACAGGACTGTGAAGCATCCATTTGGGATCCTGGATGATGTACTTATTCAGGTGGGGAAAttcgtgttccctgcagattttgtaatattggattgcaaggtggatgaagaaattcctatCATCTTAGGAAGACCTTTCTTGGCCACAGGGAGAGCTCTTATTGATTGTGAGATCGGGGAGCTTAAGATGAGGCTCAATGACGAAGAGATtatattcaatgtgcagaaatctatgaggcgccCAAGTGAGTTTGCAAATTGA